The Mobula birostris isolate sMobBir1 chromosome 1, sMobBir1.hap1, whole genome shotgun sequence genome contains a region encoding:
- the LOC140194645 gene encoding fibrinogen silencer-binding protein, translated as MLGKKSNRSSNFTIYEKIDLLKLVRPYIKVLEVHKNNQAVIVEKNRCWESIAHQYNAIGVGRPSRSAQALRTLYKRIKESAKQELARREQLHPEYKGNVSEPTRRILEMIPHILQPFLKVVDGDDLQRLGGNSASEQGSCVEQPASLHPQSGASGHPSHSCSDWITPESEAEPEPEEKPPPVLTLPSQPSESAEQQKRKETPEATNGSATPFSSCEEQVSLTPSPRPARREDFLVRHQRRHQGSSHPMTGHEDGELQWMSAEEHGIIMENQRKFGLYLDEKRESLKRKQALEEDLLRAKIRVEELKAERLQQGLPVSQDK; from the exons ATGCTTGGGAAAAAATCAAACCGGTCCTCAAATTTTACCATATATGAAAAGATTGATTTGTTGAAACTTGTACGGCCTTACATTAAAGTGCTGGAGGTTCATAAGAATAACCAGGCTGTGATAGTTGAAAAGAATCGTTGCTGGGAAAGCATAGCTCACCAATACAATGCTATTGGAGTGGGTCGTCCATCTCGCAGTGCACAGGCTTTGCGAACATTATATAAACGGATTAAAGAAAGTGCCAAACAAGAGCTAGCCAGGAGAGAACAGCTGCATCCAGAATATAAAGGAAACGTCTCTGAGCCAACCAGAAGAATTCTAGAAATGATACCACACATATTACAACCGTTTTTGAAGGTGGTAGATGGTGACGACTTACAAAG GCTTGGTGGAAATTCTGCATCTGAACAAGGTTCTTGTGTGGAACAACCTGCCAGCTTGCATCCTCAGTCTGGAGCCTCTGGTCATCCATCTCACTCCTGCTCTGATTGGATTACGCCAGAGTCAGAAGCGGAACCCGAACCTGAGGAAAAGCCTCCTCCAGTATTAACTCTTCCATCACAACCAAGTGAAAGTGCTGAGCAGCAGAAGAGGAAGGAGACTCCGGAGGCCACAAATGGCTCTGCTACACCGTTTTCCTCCTGCGAGGAACAGGTATCCCTAACGCCATCCCCTCGACCCGCAAGAAGAGAAGATTTTTTGGTCAGGCATCAACGCCGTCACCAAGGTTCTTCACATCCCATGACCGGACATGAGGATGGAGAACTACAGTGGATGTCAGCAGAGGAACATGGGATAATTATGGAAAATCAGAGGAAGTTTGGACTATACCTCGATGAAAAAAGAGAAAGCCTTAAGAGAAAACAAGCATTAGAGGAAGACTTGTTAAGGGCAAAAATCAGGGTGGAAGAATTAAAGGCAGAAAGATTGCAACAAGGATTGCCTGTTTCCCAAGATAAATGA